A stretch of Planococcus citri chromosome 5, ihPlaCitr1.1, whole genome shotgun sequence DNA encodes these proteins:
- the LOC135847399 gene encoding uncharacterized protein LOC135847399 → MSDYSESFLTDTENLLREVVFKLNSGRTSTEQKTRWFISSTTRDLEIAKPESDSEWLTLKTKIDAFPADKKPDESAILFALIHNWFLDRKWKAKFETDKSLPCGVKYSLDPTKHVYEYACVKISLSLIEDGMELSDSTKLQSGTAAPTKGDYFYVLLELQTDPSGCGYSIFSYSRVRIPFFTVDSETKDRIWIQELRAQLVDSIAQFDSCIEEKHFRSKEFSRHGVNPVTPSCKRKLDDSGSPESHACTSTDETGLSNEINKMNQDFLMFADEDKPTKNAILAAALLMILRHEQKCDVKAFHDKWIVPPKLTSEVVSFLYPSIKPSGLPGYDKFHMTVISNGCDYFVVFRVGADSSKYVIKKIKANVIPSFPESDEDTMKWQNLNDWLAAIRTKFFVKKSVGLYSPRTSGTSSPSNPSPSSR, encoded by the exons ATGTCTGACTATTCAGAGAGTTTTCTTACGGACACTGAAAATTTGCTACGTGAAGTAGTTTTCAAACTAAATAGTGGTCGAACTAGCACCGAACAGAAGACAAGGTGGTTTATTTCATCTACAA CAAGGGATCTCGAAATCGCCAAGCCGGAAAGCGACTCTGAATGGCTTACTCTGAAAACGAAAATCGATGCTTTTCCAGCAGATAAGAAGCCGGACGAGTCAGCTATACTTTTCGCATTGATCCATAATTGGTTTCTTGATCGCAAATGGAAAGCGAAATTTGAAACTGATAAATCATTGCCCTGTGGTGTAAAATATAGTTTGGATCCCACGAAACACGTTTACGAATATGCGTGTGTGAAAATATCACTTTCGTTGATTGAAGATGGAATGGAACTCTCAGACTCGACGAAGCTTCAAAGTGGAACAGCCGCGCCCACCAAAGGAGATTATTTCTATGTTCTATTGGAG CTCCAAACTGATCCATCAGGTTGTGGATACTCCATTTTCAGTTACTCTCGCGTTCGAATTCCCTTTTTTACGGTTGATTCCGAAACAAAAGATCGTATCTGGATCCAAGAGCTCAGAGCTCAGCTGGTTGACTCTATCGCCCAATT TGATTCTTGCATCGAAGAAAAACATTTCCGTTCGAAGGAATTCTCGCGACACGGGGTCAATCCCGTGACACCCAGTTGTAAAAGAAAACTAGACGATTCTGGATCTCCTGAGAGTCATGCATGTACCAGTA CGGACGAAACAGGATTATCGaacgaaattaataaaatgaatcaaGATTTTCTAATGTTTGCGGATGAAGATAAACCGACAAAGAACGCCATACTAGCAGCAGCATTGTTGATGATTCTTCGTCATGAGCAGAAATGCGATGTAAAAGCTTTTCATGATAAATGGATCGTTCCTCCGAAATTAACCAGCGAAGTGGTTTCATTTTTGTATCCAAGTATTAAACCTTCTGGCTTGCCAGGTTATGATAAATTTCACATGACCGTAATCTCTAACGGATGCGATTATTTCGTTGTTTTTCGC GTTGGTGCGGATTCGTCTAAAtatgttataaaaaaaatcaaagcgaaTGTTATTCCTAGTTTTCCAGAGAGTGACGAAGATACTATGAAATGGCAAAACTTGAACGATTGGCTTGCGGCAATTCGAACAAAATT ttttgtcAAGAAGTCTGTTGGATTATACAGCCCTCGAACCAGTGGAACGTCTTCGCCAAGTAATCCATCACCCTCATCAAGGTGA